A region from the Vicia villosa cultivar HV-30 ecotype Madison, WI linkage group LG3, Vvil1.0, whole genome shotgun sequence genome encodes:
- the LOC131655736 gene encoding putative ETHYLENE INSENSITIVE 3-like 4 protein, which produces MVVISEETDPYAVEETEEGTETEIESVDYEELKKRMWKDKILLQKFKEKQENNTEPEQQAKQEASRRKKMARAQDSVLKYMAKIMDVCKAKGFVYGIIPEKGKPVSGSSDSLREWWKDQIRFDQSAPLAVAKYLPLLGKDEQLNTMMDDPNSYIHLLQDLQDATLGSLLSALMQHCVPPQRRFPLDRGISPPWWPTGSEIWWGEQGLLAQEQGPPPYKKPHDLKKAWKVSVLAGVIKHISPDLEKLRRLVTQSKTLQDKMTARDSATWCKVMNQEEALLGVTNKCFKMSISEEGESSNGSSSSSSRSEKRKCVFDVGGEDGEFPQNKLPLSFANLLDCEARIENVDEWLKVGDIEGGKFGWEVEHWLNDVDDVELEAALEMLKGNHNMDFIPQNPAHNLHGQEEENSLWDFRYQYHPE; this is translated from the coding sequence ATGGTGGTGATCAGCGAAGAAACCGACCCTTATGCAGTAGAAGAAACCGAAGAGGGAACAGAAACTGAAATCGAAAGTGTGGACTATGAGGAGCTGAAGAAACGCATGTGGAAGGACAAGATCCTTCTACAAAAATTCAAGGAAAAGCAAGAGAATAACACTGAACCTGAGCAACAAGCGAAACAAGAGGCGTCTAGGAGGAAAAAGATGGCAAGAGCACAAGATTCAGTACTCAAATACATGGCAAAAATCATGGATGTTTGCAAAGCTAAAGGTTTCGTCTACGGAATCATCCCAGAAAAAGGTAAACCGGTATCAGGCTCCTCGGATAGTTTGCGCGAATGGTGGAAAGATCAAATCCGTTTCGATCAAAGCGCGCCTCTAGCGGTCGCGAAATACTTACCGCTTCTTGGAAAAGACGAGCAACTTAATACTATGATGGATGATCCAAACTCTTACATACACCTCCTCCAAGATTTACAAGATGCAACGCTTGGTTCGCTTCTTTCGGCTTTAATGCAACATTGTGTGCCACCGCAGAGAAGGTTTCCTCTGGATAGAGGAATATCTCCTCCGTGGTGGCCCACAGGATCGGAGATTTGGTGGGGCGAACAAGGCTTATTGGCTCAAGAACAAGGTCCGCCGCCTTATAAAAAGCCGCATGATCTTAAAAAAGCATGGAAAGTTTCTGTTTTAGCTGGTGTTATAAAGCATATTTCACCTGATTTGGAGAAGCTAAGGAGATTGGTTACTCAGTCTAAGACTTTGCAGGATAAGATGACAGCAAGAGATAGTGCTACTTGGTGCAAGGTTATGAACCAAGAGGAAGCTTTGCTTGGTGTGACTAATAAGTGTTTTAAAATGTCTATTTCGGAGGAAGGTGAAAGTTCTAATGGTAGTAGTAGTAGCAGTAGCAGAAGCGAGAAAAGGAAGTGTGTGTTCGATGTTGGTGGCGAAGATGGAGAGTTTCCACAGAATAAGTTACCTTTGAGTTTTGCAAATTTGCTTGATTGTGAAGCAAGAATTGAAAATGTGGATGAGTGGTTGAAAGTGGGAGATATTGAAGGTGGGAAATTTGGATGGGAGGTAGAACATTGGTTGAATGATGTGGATGATGTTGAATTGGAAGCTGCACTTGAAATGTTGAAAGGTAATCACAACATGGATTTTATTCCTCAAAATCCAGCACATAATTTGCATGGCCAAGAGGAAGAAAACTCTCTTTGGGACTTTAGATATCAATACCATCCAGAATAA
- the LOC131655737 gene encoding protein DOWNSTREAM OF FLC, translating to MARFVLLLMALSMITVLPLLATALFHVKGSVYCDTCRAGFETNATFYIQGAKVGIQCHDRKTMDEVFYTEGVTDSTGTYNIMVENDHYDHICKCVLVSSPIKSCNTPDPGRNRSSIVLTHYKNGVLNHLHYANSMGYLKDEPLPQCHQLLKYYLSDI from the exons ATGGCAAGGTTTGTGTTGCTGTTAATGGCCCTTTCTATGATCACTGTCCTCCCTTTACTTGCTACAGCATTGTTCCATGTCAAAGGTTCTGTTTACTGTGATACCTGTCGTGCTGGATTCGAAACCAACGCCACCTTCTATATCCAAG GTGCGAAGGTGGGAATTCAGTGTCACGATAGGAAGACTATGGACGAAGTTTTCTACACGGAAGGAGTGACGGATTCGACAGGAACATACAATATTATGGTTGAGAATGATCACTATGACCATATTTGCAAATGTGTGCTTGTTAGTAGCCCAATAAAATCTTGTAATACTCCAGATCCGGGGCGTAACAGATCTAGCATTGTTCTTACTCACTACAAAAATGGTGTTCTCAACCATCTTCACTATGCAAATTCTATGGGTTACTTGAAGGATGAGCCATTGCCTCAATGCCATCAACTCCTCAAATATTACCTGTCTGATATCTGA